One Burkholderia thailandensis E264 genomic window carries:
- a CDS encoding HpcH/HpaI aldolase/citrate lyase family protein: MSALTPAEVLYEGAAPPAILPCCDHYAGSEKLMLKSLALQAELGPVFDVTLDCEDGAAVGREAEHAALVAALVGGDANRFGRVGARLHDISHPHWRDDVRIILRAARPPAYLTLPKVGGAADAAEMCAFIEASRIELGIAQPIPVDVLIETHGALADAARIAALPTVATLSFGLMDFVSAHHGAIPDDAMRAPGQFDHPLVRRAKLEIAAACHAHGKTPSHNVTTEVRDMSVVANDARRAREEFGYTRMWSIHPAQIRGIVAAFAPRADDIARASRILLAAQAADWGPTRHDDALHDRASYRYYWSVLRRARSTGQPLPAESAPLFGGAGEHAAQRRET, encoded by the coding sequence ATGTCCGCGCTCACACCCGCAGAAGTGCTGTACGAAGGCGCTGCGCCGCCCGCGATCCTGCCGTGCTGCGATCATTACGCGGGCAGCGAGAAGCTGATGCTCAAATCGCTCGCGCTGCAGGCCGAGCTCGGGCCCGTCTTCGACGTCACGCTCGACTGCGAGGACGGCGCGGCCGTCGGCCGCGAGGCCGAGCACGCGGCGCTCGTCGCCGCGCTCGTCGGCGGCGACGCGAACCGCTTCGGGCGCGTCGGCGCCCGCCTCCACGATATCTCCCACCCTCACTGGCGCGACGACGTGCGCATCATCCTGCGCGCGGCACGCCCGCCCGCGTACCTGACGCTGCCGAAGGTCGGCGGCGCGGCCGACGCGGCCGAGATGTGCGCGTTCATCGAGGCGTCCCGCATTGAGCTCGGCATCGCGCAGCCGATCCCCGTCGACGTGCTGATCGAGACGCACGGCGCGCTCGCCGACGCCGCGCGGATCGCCGCGCTGCCGACCGTCGCGACGCTGAGCTTCGGCCTGATGGACTTCGTGTCCGCGCATCACGGCGCGATTCCGGACGACGCGATGCGCGCCCCCGGGCAGTTCGATCACCCGCTCGTGCGCCGCGCGAAGCTCGAGATCGCCGCCGCGTGCCACGCGCACGGCAAGACGCCGTCGCACAACGTCACGACCGAGGTGCGCGACATGAGCGTCGTCGCGAACGACGCGCGCCGCGCCCGCGAGGAGTTCGGCTACACGCGGATGTGGAGCATCCATCCCGCGCAGATCCGCGGGATCGTCGCCGCGTTCGCGCCGCGCGCGGACGACATCGCGCGCGCGAGCCGCATCCTGCTCGCCGCGCAGGCGGCCGACTGGGGCCCGACTCGGCACGACGACGCGCTGCACGACCGCGCGAGCTACCGCTATTACTGGTCGGTGCTGCGCCGCGCGCGCTCGACCGGCCAGCCGCTGCCGGCCGAGTCGGCGCCGCTCTTCGGCGGCGCCGGAGAGCATGCGGCGCAGCGACGCGAGACATGA
- a CDS encoding DUF2784 domain-containing protein — protein MTWLADIVLVAHALIVLFIVGGLAAIWAGAALGWRWVRDRTFRLAHLLAIGVVATLAVFGVDCPLTALEDWLRTGAPGTQGFVQRWVGRLLYYDLPAWVFTVAYVLFALIVWLTWRQIPARGKR, from the coding sequence ATGACCTGGCTCGCCGATATCGTACTCGTCGCGCACGCGCTGATCGTGCTGTTCATCGTCGGCGGGCTCGCCGCGATCTGGGCGGGCGCCGCGCTCGGCTGGCGCTGGGTGCGCGACCGGACGTTCAGGCTCGCGCATCTGCTCGCGATCGGCGTCGTCGCCACGTTGGCGGTGTTCGGCGTCGATTGCCCGCTGACCGCGCTCGAAGACTGGCTGCGCACCGGCGCGCCGGGCACGCAGGGCTTCGTGCAGCGCTGGGTGGGCAGGCTGCTGTACTACGATTTGCCGGCATGGGTGTTTACGGTCGCGTATGTGCTGTTCGCGCTGATCGTGTGGCTGACATGGCGGCAGATTCCCGCTCGAGGGAAGCGCTAG
- a CDS encoding bifunctional 2-methylcitrate dehydratase/aconitate hydratase: MSAPIPNVRPEPDSVLVDIADYVLNHRIDSARALETARHCLIDTLGCGLEALSYPACTKLLGPIVPGTIVPHGAKVPGTSFQLDPVQAAFDIGAAIRWLDFNDTWLAAEWGHPSDNLGGILATADWLSRTAVASGKRPLAMKDVLVAMIQAHEIQGCLALENSFNAVGLDHVLLVKVASTAAVGRLLGLTRDELINALSLAFVDGQALRTYRHAPNTGSRKSWAAGDATSRAVRLALIAKTGEMGYPSALSAKTWGFYDVSFGGRPFRFQRPYGTYVMENVLFKISYPAEFHAQTAVEAAMALHAQLAAAGRSADEIRRVTVRTHAAAIRIIDKQGPLANPADRDHCLQYMIAVPLLFGRLAAADYEDAVAADPRIDALRAKIACVEDPQFTKDYHDPSKRSIANALAIEFDDGSTLAEVAVEYPIGHMRRRAEGIPLLIDKFRTNLARRFPAKQQQAILDVSLDQAKLEAMPVDEYVDLYVI; encoded by the coding sequence ATGTCCGCCCCGATCCCGAACGTCCGGCCTGAGCCGGATTCAGTGCTGGTCGATATCGCCGACTACGTGCTGAACCATCGCATCGACAGTGCGCGCGCGCTCGAAACCGCGCGCCACTGCCTGATCGATACGCTCGGGTGCGGGCTCGAGGCGCTGTCGTATCCCGCCTGCACGAAGCTGCTCGGACCGATCGTGCCGGGCACGATCGTGCCGCACGGCGCGAAGGTGCCGGGCACGTCGTTCCAGCTCGATCCGGTGCAGGCCGCGTTCGACATCGGCGCGGCGATCCGCTGGCTCGACTTCAACGACACCTGGCTCGCGGCCGAATGGGGCCATCCGTCCGACAACCTGGGCGGCATCCTCGCGACGGCCGACTGGCTGTCGCGCACCGCCGTCGCGTCCGGCAAGCGGCCGCTCGCGATGAAAGACGTGCTCGTCGCGATGATCCAGGCGCACGAGATCCAGGGCTGCCTCGCGCTCGAGAATTCGTTCAATGCCGTCGGCCTCGACCACGTGCTGCTCGTGAAGGTCGCGTCGACCGCGGCCGTCGGCCGCCTGCTCGGCCTCACGCGCGACGAGTTGATCAACGCGCTGTCGCTCGCGTTCGTCGACGGCCAGGCGCTGCGCACCTATCGGCACGCGCCGAACACGGGCTCGCGCAAGTCGTGGGCGGCGGGCGACGCGACCTCGCGCGCGGTGCGCCTCGCGCTGATCGCGAAGACGGGCGAGATGGGCTATCCGTCCGCGCTGAGCGCGAAGACCTGGGGCTTCTACGACGTGTCGTTCGGCGGCAGGCCGTTCCGTTTCCAGCGCCCGTACGGCACGTACGTGATGGAGAACGTGCTGTTCAAGATCTCGTATCCGGCCGAGTTCCATGCGCAGACGGCCGTCGAGGCCGCGATGGCGCTGCACGCGCAGCTCGCGGCCGCCGGCCGCTCGGCGGACGAGATCCGCCGCGTCACGGTGCGCACGCACGCGGCGGCGATCCGCATCATCGACAAGCAAGGCCCGCTCGCGAACCCGGCCGACCGCGATCACTGCCTCCAGTACATGATCGCCGTGCCGCTCCTGTTCGGCCGCCTCGCGGCCGCCGACTACGAGGACGCGGTGGCGGCCGATCCGCGGATCGACGCGTTGCGCGCGAAGATCGCGTGCGTCGAGGACCCGCAGTTCACGAAGGATTATCACGATCCGTCGAAGCGCTCGATCGCGAACGCGCTCGCGATCGAGTTCGACGACGGATCGACGCTCGCCGAGGTGGCGGTCGAGTATCCGATCGGCCACATGCGGCGGCGCGCCGAAGGGATTCCGCTCCTGATCGACAAGTTCAGGACGAATCTCGCGCGCCGTTTTCCGGCGAAGCAGCAACAAGCGATTCTCGACGTGTCGCTGGACCAGGCAAAGCTCGAAGCGATGCCGGTCGATGAGTACGTCGATCTGTATGTGATCTAG
- a CDS encoding succinate dehydrogenase iron-sulfur subunit, with amino-acid sequence MAKRIFEIYRYDPDKDAAPRMQTYELEIQHERMLLDALVKLKSVDETLSFRRSCREGVCGSDAMNINGKNGLACLTNLNDLPQKIVLRPLPGLPVVRDLICDFTQFFNQYHSIRPYLINDEPPPEKERLQSPEERDELDGLYECILCASCSTSCPSFWWNPDKFVGPAGLLQAYRFIADSRDRATGERLDNLDDPYRLFRCHTIMNCVDVCPKGLNPTKAIGKIKELMVRRTV; translated from the coding sequence ATGGCCAAACGCATTTTTGAAATCTACCGCTACGATCCGGACAAGGACGCCGCGCCGCGCATGCAGACGTACGAGCTGGAGATCCAGCACGAGCGGATGCTGCTCGATGCGCTCGTCAAGCTGAAGTCGGTCGACGAGACGCTGTCGTTCCGCCGCTCGTGCCGCGAAGGCGTGTGCGGCTCGGACGCGATGAACATCAACGGCAAGAACGGCCTCGCGTGCCTGACGAACCTGAACGACCTGCCGCAGAAGATCGTGCTGCGTCCGCTGCCGGGCCTGCCCGTCGTGCGCGACCTGATCTGCGATTTCACGCAGTTCTTCAACCAGTACCACTCGATCCGTCCGTACCTGATCAACGACGAGCCGCCGCCCGAGAAGGAGCGCCTGCAGTCGCCGGAAGAGCGCGATGAGCTCGACGGCCTGTACGAGTGCATTCTGTGCGCGAGCTGCTCGACGTCGTGCCCGAGCTTCTGGTGGAATCCGGACAAGTTCGTCGGCCCGGCGGGCCTGCTGCAGGCGTATCGCTTCATCGCGGACAGCCGCGATCGCGCGACGGGCGAGCGCCTCGACAACCTCGACGATCCGTACCGTCTGTTCCGCTGCCACACGATCATGAACTGCGTCGACGTGTGCCCGAAGGGCCTGAACCCGACGAAGGCGATCGGCAAGATCAAGGAATTGATGGTTCGCCGCACGGTCTGA
- the sdhD gene encoding succinate dehydrogenase, hydrophobic membrane anchor protein: MAANNRIGSKRLVVGAHYGLRDWLAQRVTASVMAIYTVILLVWFFTARDFSYEGWASIFATQWMKLATFVTLLSLFYHAWVGVRDIWMDYVKPVGVRLLLQSLTIVWLLACAGYAAQILWRV, translated from the coding sequence ATGGCAGCGAATAACCGTATCGGCTCGAAGCGCCTCGTCGTCGGCGCTCACTATGGCCTGCGCGACTGGCTCGCGCAGCGTGTCACCGCCAGCGTGATGGCGATCTACACCGTCATCCTGCTCGTCTGGTTCTTCACCGCGCGCGATTTCTCGTACGAGGGCTGGGCGTCGATCTTCGCGACGCAATGGATGAAGCTCGCGACCTTCGTCACGCTGCTTTCGCTCTTCTACCACGCATGGGTCGGCGTGCGCGACATCTGGATGGACTACGTCAAGCCCGTCGGCGTGCGCCTGCTGCTGCAATCGCTGACGATCGTCTGGCTGCTCGCGTGCGCGGGCTACGCTGCGCAGATTCTCTGGAGAGTTTAA
- the sdhC gene encoding succinate dehydrogenase, cytochrome b556 subunit — protein sequence MSETVRKPRPEYRNIGFGDITLKYRMPLAARVSILHRVSGALLFLFLPFLLYLFDQSLTSELSFEVFKAFLSNVIVKLIVLALSWAFLFHFCAGIRHLMMDMNHDAVSKERGKKTSVVVFVVSTLLTIAVALKLFGAF from the coding sequence ATGTCTGAAACAGTAAGAAAGCCGAGGCCGGAGTACCGGAACATCGGGTTCGGCGACATCACGCTCAAGTACCGGATGCCGCTCGCGGCTCGGGTTTCGATTCTGCACCGGGTCAGCGGCGCTCTGCTGTTCCTGTTCCTTCCTTTCCTGCTGTATCTCTTCGACCAGAGCCTCACCTCCGAGCTCAGCTTCGAAGTCTTCAAGGCCTTTCTCTCCAACGTCATCGTCAAGCTGATCGTCCTCGCGCTGTCGTGGGCGTTCCTGTTCCACTTCTGTGCCGGGATCCGCCATCTGATGATGGACATGAACCACGACGCGGTGTCGAAGGAACGCGGCAAGAAGACGTCGGTCGTCGTGTTCGTGGTGTCGACCCTTCTCACGATCGCCGTCGCGCTCAAACTGTTCGGAGCATTCTAA
- a CDS encoding malate dehydrogenase translates to MAKPAKRVAVTGAAGQIAYSLLFRIANGDLLGKDQPVILQLLDLPQAQAAVKGVVMELDDCAFPLLAGVVITDDPKVAFKDADVALLVGARPRSKGMERKDLLSANAEIFTVQGAALNEVASRDVKVLVVGNPANTNAYIAMKSAPDLPKKNFTAMLRLDHNRALSQLAAKSGKPVASIEKLAVWGNHSPTMYPDFRFATAEGESLLKLINDDAWNRDTFIPTVGKRGAAIIEARGLSSAASAANAAIDHVRDWVLGTNGKWVTMGIPSDGSYGIPEDIIYGVPVTCENGEYKRVEGLEIDAFSREKMDGTLAELLEERDGVAHLLK, encoded by the coding sequence ATGGCTAAGCCCGCAAAGCGCGTTGCCGTCACCGGCGCCGCAGGTCAGATCGCTTACTCCCTGCTGTTCCGCATCGCGAACGGCGACCTGCTCGGCAAGGATCAGCCGGTCATCCTGCAACTGCTCGACCTCCCGCAAGCCCAAGCCGCCGTCAAAGGCGTCGTGATGGAACTGGACGATTGCGCGTTCCCGCTGCTCGCGGGCGTCGTGATCACGGACGACCCGAAGGTCGCGTTCAAGGATGCCGACGTCGCGCTGCTGGTGGGCGCGCGTCCGCGCTCGAAGGGCATGGAGCGCAAGGACCTGCTGTCGGCGAACGCCGAGATCTTCACGGTCCAGGGCGCCGCGCTGAACGAAGTCGCGAGCCGCGACGTGAAGGTGCTGGTCGTCGGCAACCCGGCGAACACGAACGCGTACATCGCGATGAAGTCGGCGCCGGATCTGCCGAAGAAGAACTTCACGGCGATGCTGCGCCTCGACCACAACCGCGCGCTGTCGCAGCTCGCGGCCAAGTCGGGCAAGCCGGTCGCGTCGATCGAGAAGCTCGCCGTGTGGGGCAACCACTCGCCGACGATGTACCCCGACTTCCGCTTCGCGACCGCCGAGGGCGAATCGCTGCTGAAGCTGATCAACGACGACGCGTGGAACCGCGACACGTTCATCCCGACCGTCGGCAAGCGCGGCGCGGCGATCATCGAGGCGCGCGGCCTGTCGTCGGCGGCATCGGCGGCGAACGCGGCGATCGACCACGTGCGTGACTGGGTGCTCGGCACGAACGGCAAGTGGGTCACGATGGGCATCCCGTCGGACGGCTCGTACGGCATCCCCGAGGACATCATCTACGGCGTGCCCGTCACCTGCGAGAACGGCGAGTACAAGCGTGTCGAAGGCCTGGAAATCGACGCGTTCTCGCGCGAGAAGATGGACGGCACGCTCGCCGAGCTGCTCGAAGAGCGCGACGGCGTCGCCCACCTGCTGAAGTAA
- the sdhA gene encoding succinate dehydrogenase flavoprotein subunit: MAAIKTSLPRRKFDVVIVGAGGSGMRASLQLSRAGLSVCVLSKVFPTRSHTVAAQGGIGASLGNMSEDNWHYHFYDTIKGSDWLGDQDAIEFMCREAPNVVYELEHFGMPFDRNADGTIYQRPFGGHTANYGEKPVQRACAAADRTGHALLHTLYQQNVAAKTQFFVEWMALDLIRDADGDVLGVTALEMETGDVYILEGKTTLFATGGAGRIFAASTNAFINTGDGLGMAARSGIALQDMEFWQFHPTGVAGAGVLITEGVRGEGGILRNANGERFMERYAPTLKDLAPRDFVSRSMDQEIKEGRGVGPNKDHVLLDLSHIGAETIMKRLPSIREIALKFANVDCIKEPIPVVPTIHYQMGGIPTNIHGQVVGTSRDHKEPINGFYAVGECSCVSVHGANRLGTNSLLDLVVFGRAAGNHIVEHVKNQKEHKPLPADAAEFSLSRLAKLEKSTSGEYTQDIANDIRATMQKHAGVFRTSALLKEGVEQMAGLKERAASVHLKDKSKVFNTARVEALELANLIEVARATMVSAEARKESRGAHAHSDYEHRDDENWLRHTLWYSEGDRLDYKPVQMKPLTVESVPPKARTF, translated from the coding sequence ATGGCTGCAATCAAAACTTCCCTGCCGCGTCGCAAGTTCGACGTGGTGATCGTCGGCGCGGGCGGCTCGGGGATGCGCGCGTCGCTGCAACTGTCGCGCGCGGGCCTCTCCGTATGCGTGCTGTCGAAGGTGTTCCCGACCCGTTCGCACACGGTCGCCGCGCAAGGCGGGATCGGCGCGTCGCTCGGCAACATGAGCGAAGACAACTGGCACTACCACTTCTACGACACGATCAAGGGCTCCGACTGGCTCGGCGACCAGGACGCGATCGAGTTCATGTGCCGCGAAGCGCCGAACGTCGTGTACGAGCTCGAGCACTTCGGCATGCCGTTCGACCGTAACGCGGACGGCACGATCTACCAGCGTCCGTTCGGCGGCCACACGGCCAACTACGGCGAGAAGCCGGTTCAGCGCGCGTGCGCGGCGGCCGACCGCACCGGCCACGCGCTGCTGCACACGCTGTACCAGCAGAACGTCGCGGCGAAGACGCAGTTCTTCGTCGAATGGATGGCGCTCGACCTGATCCGCGACGCGGACGGCGACGTGCTCGGCGTGACGGCCCTCGAAATGGAAACGGGCGACGTCTACATCCTCGAAGGCAAGACCACGCTGTTCGCCACGGGCGGCGCGGGCCGGATCTTCGCGGCGTCGACCAACGCGTTCATCAACACCGGCGACGGCCTCGGCATGGCGGCCCGCTCGGGCATCGCGCTGCAGGACATGGAGTTCTGGCAATTCCACCCGACGGGCGTCGCGGGCGCGGGCGTGCTGATCACCGAAGGCGTGCGCGGCGAAGGCGGCATTCTGCGCAACGCGAACGGCGAGCGCTTCATGGAGCGCTACGCGCCGACGCTGAAGGATCTGGCGCCGCGCGATTTCGTGTCGCGCTCGATGGACCAGGAAATCAAGGAAGGCCGCGGCGTGGGCCCGAACAAGGATCACGTGCTGCTCGACCTGTCGCACATCGGCGCGGAGACGATCATGAAGCGTCTGCCGTCGATCCGCGAAATCGCGCTGAAGTTCGCGAACGTCGACTGCATCAAGGAACCGATTCCCGTCGTGCCGACGATCCACTACCAGATGGGCGGCATCCCGACCAACATCCACGGCCAGGTGGTGGGCACGTCGCGCGATCACAAGGAGCCGATCAACGGCTTCTACGCGGTGGGCGAATGCTCGTGCGTGTCCGTGCACGGCGCGAACCGTCTCGGCACGAACTCGCTGCTCGACCTCGTCGTGTTCGGCCGCGCGGCCGGCAACCACATCGTCGAGCACGTGAAGAACCAGAAGGAGCACAAGCCGCTGCCGGCCGACGCCGCCGAATTCTCGCTGTCGCGCCTCGCGAAGCTCGAGAAGTCGACGTCGGGCGAGTACACGCAGGACATCGCGAACGACATCCGCGCGACGATGCAGAAGCACGCCGGCGTGTTCCGCACGTCCGCGTTGCTCAAGGAAGGCGTCGAGCAGATGGCGGGCCTGAAGGAGCGCGCTGCCAGCGTCCACCTGAAGGACAAGTCGAAGGTGTTCAACACCGCGCGCGTCGAAGCGCTCGAACTGGCGAACCTGATCGAGGTCGCGCGCGCGACGATGGTGTCGGCGGAAGCGCGCAAGGAAAGCCGCGGCGCGCACGCGCACAGCGATTACGAGCACCGCGACGACGAGAACTGGCTGCGTCACACGCTGTGGTACAGCGAAGGCGATCGCCTCGACTACAAGCCCGTCCAAATGAAGCCGCTGACGGTCGAGTCCGTGCCGCCGAAGGCGCGTACGTTCTAA
- the acnA gene encoding aconitate hydratase AcnA — protein sequence MAHNLHKTLKEFDSGSGKGKFYSLPKLGKELKTKIERLPVSIRIVLESVLRNYDGKKITEEHIEQLANWKPNAKRVDEIPFVVSRVVLQDFTGVPLLADIAAMRGVAKRAGKNPKKIEPLVPVDLVVDHSVQIDYFRQKDALDLNMKLEFQRNNERYQFMKWGMQAFDTFKVVPPGVGIVHQVNLEYLARGVHKKKDDGDTVYYPDTLVGTDSHTTMINGIGVVGWGVGGIEAEAGMLGQPVYFLTPDVVGVELKGKLREGVTATDLVLTITEMLRKEKVVGKFVEFFGEGTKTLALPDRATIANMAPEYGATMGFFPVDEKTIDYFKGTGRTKAEIAAFENYFKAQELFGIPKAGEIDYTKTLTLDLATVAPSLAGPKRPQDRIEIGNVKSTFTELFSKPVAENGFAKKADDLSAEYKTSNGVAVKNGDVLIAAITSCTNTSNPSVLLAAGLLAKKAVEAGLTVAPHIKTSLAPGSRIVTEYLTKTGLLPYLAKLGFEVAAYGCTTCIGNAGDLTPELNEAITKNDIVAAAVLSGNRNFEARIHPNIRANFLASPPLVVAYAIAGNITKDLMTEPVGQGKGGRDIYLGDIWPSSEEVQSLLKFALDPEKFEKNYSHLTKKGDLWSKIEGESGQVYDWPKSTYIAEPPFFGKDFSMEPADEIVTVKGARALGIFGDSVTTDHISPAGSIKEDSPAGKWLKENGVQKADFNSYGSRRGNHDVMMRGTFANVRIKNLMIPAKADGTRVEGGLTIHQPSGEQLSIYDAAMKYIAADTPTVVFAGEEYGTGSSRDWAAKGTQLLGVKAVIARSFERIHRSNLVGMGVLPLQFKGSDSIQSLGITGDETYDIEGLGDDFKPQQDVTLVIHRKNGETKRVQVLLRIDTPIEVDYYKHGGILPFVLRSLLAA from the coding sequence ATGGCCCACAATCTCCACAAAACACTCAAGGAATTCGACAGCGGTTCCGGCAAAGGCAAGTTCTACTCGCTGCCGAAGCTCGGCAAGGAACTGAAGACGAAGATCGAGCGGCTGCCCGTGTCGATCCGCATCGTGCTCGAGTCCGTGCTGCGCAATTACGACGGCAAGAAGATCACCGAAGAGCACATCGAGCAGCTCGCGAACTGGAAGCCGAACGCGAAGCGCGTCGACGAAATCCCGTTCGTCGTGTCGCGCGTCGTGCTGCAGGACTTCACGGGCGTGCCGCTGCTCGCCGACATCGCGGCCATGCGCGGCGTCGCGAAGCGCGCGGGCAAGAACCCGAAGAAGATCGAGCCGCTCGTGCCGGTCGATCTCGTCGTCGACCACTCGGTGCAGATCGACTACTTCCGCCAGAAGGACGCGCTCGACCTGAACATGAAGCTGGAGTTCCAGCGCAACAACGAGCGCTACCAGTTCATGAAGTGGGGCATGCAGGCGTTCGACACGTTCAAGGTCGTGCCGCCGGGCGTCGGCATCGTCCACCAGGTGAACCTCGAGTACCTCGCGCGCGGCGTCCACAAGAAGAAGGACGACGGCGACACCGTCTACTACCCCGACACGCTCGTCGGCACCGACAGCCACACGACGATGATCAACGGCATCGGCGTGGTGGGCTGGGGCGTGGGCGGCATCGAGGCGGAAGCCGGCATGCTCGGCCAGCCGGTGTACTTCCTCACGCCCGACGTCGTCGGCGTCGAGTTGAAGGGCAAGCTGCGCGAAGGCGTGACGGCCACCGATCTCGTGCTGACCATCACCGAAATGCTGCGCAAGGAAAAGGTCGTCGGCAAGTTCGTCGAGTTCTTCGGCGAAGGCACGAAGACGCTCGCGCTGCCGGACCGCGCGACGATCGCGAACATGGCGCCGGAATACGGCGCGACGATGGGCTTCTTCCCGGTCGACGAAAAGACGATCGACTACTTCAAGGGCACGGGCCGCACGAAGGCGGAAATCGCCGCGTTCGAGAACTACTTCAAGGCGCAGGAACTGTTCGGCATCCCGAAGGCAGGCGAAATCGACTACACGAAGACGCTGACGCTGGATCTCGCGACGGTCGCGCCGTCGCTCGCGGGCCCGAAGCGTCCGCAGGACCGCATCGAGATCGGCAACGTGAAGTCGACGTTCACCGAGCTGTTCTCGAAGCCCGTCGCGGAAAACGGCTTCGCGAAGAAGGCCGACGATCTCTCGGCCGAGTACAAGACGAGCAACGGCGTTGCCGTGAAGAACGGCGACGTGCTGATCGCCGCGATCACGTCGTGCACGAACACGTCGAACCCGAGCGTGCTGCTCGCTGCCGGCCTGCTCGCGAAGAAGGCCGTCGAAGCGGGCCTCACCGTCGCGCCGCACATCAAGACGTCGCTTGCGCCGGGATCGCGCATCGTCACCGAATACCTGACGAAGACGGGCCTGCTGCCCTATCTCGCGAAGCTCGGCTTCGAAGTCGCGGCCTACGGCTGCACGACCTGTATCGGCAACGCGGGCGATCTCACGCCCGAGCTGAACGAAGCGATCACGAAGAACGACATCGTCGCGGCGGCCGTGCTGTCGGGCAACCGTAACTTCGAGGCGCGCATCCACCCGAACATCCGCGCGAACTTCCTCGCTTCGCCGCCGCTCGTCGTCGCGTACGCGATCGCCGGCAACATCACGAAGGATCTGATGACCGAGCCGGTCGGCCAGGGCAAGGGCGGCCGCGACATCTACCTCGGCGACATCTGGCCGTCGAGCGAAGAAGTCCAGTCGCTGCTCAAGTTCGCGCTGGACCCGGAGAAGTTCGAGAAGAACTACTCGCACCTGACCAAGAAGGGCGACCTCTGGAGCAAGATCGAGGGCGAATCGGGCCAGGTCTACGACTGGCCGAAGTCGACGTACATCGCGGAGCCGCCGTTCTTCGGCAAGGACTTCTCGATGGAACCGGCCGACGAGATCGTCACGGTCAAGGGCGCGCGCGCGCTCGGCATCTTCGGCGATTCGGTCACGACCGACCACATCAGCCCGGCAGGCTCGATCAAGGAAGATTCGCCGGCAGGCAAGTGGCTGAAGGAGAACGGCGTGCAGAAGGCCGACTTCAACAGCTACGGCTCGCGCCGCGGCAACCATGACGTGATGATGCGCGGCACGTTCGCGAACGTGCGGATCAAGAACCTGATGATCCCGGCGAAGGCAGACGGCACGCGCGTCGAAGGCGGCCTGACGATCCACCAGCCGAGCGGCGAACAGCTGTCGATCTATGATGCGGCGATGAAGTACATCGCCGCCGACACGCCGACCGTCGTGTTCGCGGGCGAAGAGTACGGCACGGGCTCGTCGCGCGACTGGGCCGCGAAGGGCACGCAACTGCTCGGCGTGAAGGCCGTGATCGCACGCAGCTTCGAGCGCATCCACCGTTCGAACCTGGTCGGCATGGGCGTGCTGCCGCTGCAGTTCAAGGGCTCGGACAGCATCCAGTCGCTCGGCATCACCGGCGACGAGACGTACGACATCGAAGGCCTCGGCGACGACTTCAAGCCGCAGCAGGACGTCACGCTCGTGATCCATCGCAAGAACGGCGAAACGAAGCGCGTGCAGGTGCTGCTGCGCATCGATACGCCGATCGAAGTCGATTACTACAAGCACGGCGGTATCCTGCCGTTCGTGCTGCGCTCGCTGCTCGCGGCGTAA
- a CDS encoding GntR family transcriptional regulator: MTSNQASAPHQNGQAGSTQPGGEAAAAPSPTFSPLYQQIKALITQSLEAGEWKPGEIIPSEVELAGRYKVSQGTVRKAIDELAADNLLVRRQGKGTFVATHSEERAQFRFLRLLADDGAEHPHVSRLLECRRMRAPAEIARQLDLKPADPVVQVRRVLEFDGVDTVLDEIWLPGAMFRGLTFERLSEYKGPLYAMFESEFGTRMIRASEKIRAIAAEPAVADVLHVPPGFPLLSVERVSYTYGDRPVEVRRGWYVTTGYYYQNDLS, from the coding sequence ATGACTTCCAATCAGGCGAGCGCACCCCATCAGAACGGCCAGGCCGGCTCCACGCAGCCCGGCGGCGAGGCCGCGGCCGCGCCTTCGCCGACTTTCAGCCCGCTCTACCAGCAGATCAAGGCGCTCATCACGCAGAGCCTTGAAGCGGGCGAGTGGAAGCCCGGCGAGATCATTCCGAGCGAAGTCGAGCTCGCCGGCCGCTACAAGGTGAGTCAGGGCACGGTGCGCAAGGCGATCGACGAACTGGCGGCCGACAACCTGCTCGTGCGCCGCCAGGGCAAGGGTACGTTCGTCGCGACCCACAGCGAGGAGCGCGCGCAATTCCGGTTCTTGCGCCTGCTCGCCGACGACGGCGCCGAGCATCCGCACGTGAGCCGCCTGCTCGAGTGCCGGCGGATGCGCGCGCCCGCCGAGATCGCGCGCCAGCTCGACCTGAAGCCGGCCGACCCCGTCGTCCAGGTTCGCCGCGTGCTCGAGTTCGACGGCGTCGACACGGTGCTCGACGAGATCTGGCTGCCGGGCGCGATGTTCCGCGGGCTCACGTTCGAGCGCCTGAGCGAATACAAGGGGCCGCTCTACGCGATGTTCGAGAGCGAATTCGGCACGCGGATGATTCGCGCAAGCGAGAAGATCCGTGCGATCGCGGCCGAGCCCGCCGTCGCGGACGTGCTGCACGTGCCCCCCGGCTTTCCGCTCTTGTCGGTCGAGCGCGTGTCGTACACGTATGGCGATCGTCCCGTCGAAGTGCGGCGCGGATGGTATGTCACAACCGGGTACTACTATCAGAACGATTTGAGCTGA